Within Bacillus sp. Marseille-Q1617, the genomic segment AGAGATTACCAAAAGAGAGGCTATCAATGGCTGAAGACGCTTGCTCATTACGGTTTCGGAGGCATTCTTGCAGATGACATGGGCCTGGGAAAAACTCTGCAGAGCATCGCATTCATTCAGTCGATTATGAATGAAATCAGAGGAGAGCAAGCACCGGCACTCATTGTTTGTCCTTCTTCATTAACATATAACTGGTTAAGTGAATTTACTAAATTCACACCGGGTATTGAAGCAATGGTCCTGGACGGAAACAAAACGAATAGGAAAAGACTGCAAGCAGATATTTCGAAGGTCGATGTCGTCATCACGTCTTATCCGATTGTCCGGCGGGATATTCATTGGATTGAAAACCAGAACTTTTCTGCAGTGTTTTACGATGAAGCGCAGGCTTTTAAGAATCCTGTAACTCAAACGGCTCGAGCAGTAAAAAAAATACAGGCCAGTCATCGATTCGCTCTGACTGGGACGCCGGTCGAAAATTCAATTGAGGAATTGTGGTCGATCTATCATGTTGTTTTCCCACAGCTATTCCTTGGCCTGAAGGAATACAGCCAGCTCACCCGTAAAACGATTAACCGCAGGATCCAGCCCTTCATGCTTCGAAGGGTGAAAGAAGACGTGCTTGATGAACTTCCGGAAAAAATTGAAACACGGGAAACAGTCGAATTGCTTCCGGATCAAAAGAAACTTTATGCTGCATACCTTGCTAAACTGCGTCACGACACACTGAAGCATCTGGACAAAGATACACTGCGAAAAAACAAAATCAAAATCCTGGCAGGTATCACAAGGTTGAGGCAATTATGCTGCCACCCGGCACTATTTGTAGACGGTTATAAAGGAGGCTCCGCCAAGATGGAGCATCTATTGGAGATCCTTCAAGAAGCCAATCACTCAGGCAGGAGAGTCTTGATTTTCTCACAATTCACCAGCATGCTTCAATTAATTGGAAGAGAGCTGGCACAGAAAAACGCCTCCTTTTTTTACCTGGACGGAGAAACACCTTCGGAAGAACGGCTGAACCTGTGTAATCGATACAATAAAGGGGAACGGGATATCTTCCTTATCTCGCTAAAAGCTGGTGGAACTGGTCTAAATCTTCATAGTGCAGACACGGTCATCCTGTATGATACTTGGTGGAATCCTGCAGTTGAAGAGCAGGCTGCTGACCGCGCTCATCGTATGGGACAGGAGAATGTAGTGCAGGTTATCAAACTTGTAGCCAAAGGAACGATAGAGGAAAAAATCAATGAACTTCAGGAGAAAAAGAGAAGTATGATCGAAGAGATCATTGATCCGGCTGAGGGAAAGGGAAATTACCTCAGCGAAAGAGATATCAAGGAGATATTAATGATTGAAGATGATGGATAATGTTAATATCATAGTATCTTAATTAAAAGTCTGGACTACTCAGGGTAATGAAAGCAGCGTTAAACAGTCAAAGTCCAGATATTATATAAATATGCAAAAAAGTTTTCAGGCAAATGTTTATAATAATGGTAAAATAATTAAAGGTTGAAAATGTTTAAATTATCCTGAAAAGGAAGGTACCCGATGTCTATAGAAATGGAAGAACAGAACATAACAAGATTGAGCCTGGATGGTAAAGAATACATACTGATCGGCACTGCCCACGTCTCAAAGAAGAGCGCAGAACAAGTTAAGGAAGTCATTGAAAGAGAACAGCCTGATTCCGTGTGTGTAGAGCTGGATGAACAAAGATACCAGTCCATCATGCAAGGGGACAAATGGAAGGAAACGGATATTTTCAAAGTGATAAAAGATCGTAAAGCGACATTCTTATTGATGAACTTAGCGATTTCTTCTTTTCAAAAAAGAATGGCGAAACAACTGGGCATTCAAGCTGGTCAGGAAATGATCCAAGGTATTGAGTCTGCAAAGGAAACAGGAGCGGAACTTGTCCTCGCTGATCGGAATATACAGGTGACGTTTTCCCGGATCTGGAGTAATGTAGGGTTTACTGGAAAAGCAAAATTACTTATGCAAATCATATACAGCATCTTTAGTAACGACAATATTTCAGAAGAAGAGCTTGAGAAGCTGAAATCGAAGGATATGCTTGAAGGGATGTTAAATGAATTTACAGAAACATTTCCTCGCTTGAAGAAACCATTGATTGATGAACGAGATCAATATCTTTCTCAAAAGATAAAAGAAGCTCCAGGAAAGAAAATTGTTGCTGTGCTGGGTGCGGCGCACGTTCCTGGAATTAAAGAGGAGATCAAGAAGGAACATAATCTTGATCAATTAAATGAACGCCCGCCAAAATCCCAACTTCCTAAAATCATAGGATGGGGGATCCCGGTTTTCATACTGGCACTCATTGCGTACACATTCATTTCCAACCCTGATGCAGGTATGCAGCAGTCAATCAGCTGGATTTTATGGAATGGAGGATTTTCTGCTCTGGGTGTGGCAATTGCATTCGGGCATCCATTGGCCATATTAACCGCGTTTATTGCAGCGCCTATCACTTCGCTCAATCCATTGCTGGCTGCGGGGTGGTTTGCCGGGGCCGTCCAGGCTTACTTTAAGCGTCCGAATGTTGCAGACTTCGACCGATTATCTGAAGATGTATTAAGTGTGAAGGGATTTTGGTCTAATAAGGTGACTCGTGTATTATTAATCGTAGTATTAGCCAACCTGGGCAGTTCATTGGGAACCTTTATCGGAGGAGCAGATGTCGTAAGATTATTCTTCGAAAACCTTTAATATTATTTAGGGGTGTAATAAAATGTTCAAATCATTAACCACCAATAGACTCCAATTGAGACCCTTCACGAAGAGCGACGCCCCGGATATACAAAAGCTCGCAAGCAATAAGGAGGTAGCGGGGATTATCGGCTTGCCTCAGCCGTATTTATTACAGCACGCCATTGATTGGATCGATATCCAGCCGGCTTTATTCGAAAATGGCACTGAATATCCATTGGCGATCACCCTGAAAGAAACCGATGAACTTATTGGAACCATTACGTTACGTGTCGATAAAAAAAACCAGAAGGGTGAGCTTGGGTATTGGATAGGGCAACCTTATTGGGGCAGGGGACTTGCCACTGAAGCAGTGAAGAAAATGATGAATTTCGGAATTGAAGATCTTGGTCTTAACAAGATCTTTGCCTCTGCCTTGTCGAAAAACACTGGTTCGATAGCCGTTCTTCAAAAAGCTGGATTAAAAAGAGAAGGCGTACTGAAAGAGGATCGTTTGTTTTCTGGTCATTTTGAAGATATTGATATCTATGGAATTGTGAAGAAAGACTATGAAAGTAATCATTAAAAGAACGAAGGGAGAAAGACGTAACCTCTTTCCCTTTTTAAATCAACGAAAAGAACCGGCCGAGGAGATTATCTCAACTGGTTCTTTTTTATTTCCATACTGGAAGTTGGTTGTAAGGTATATTTTTCTGATAGGTAACTAATGAGTTTGTAGAGGAAACGTACTCCAATAAATGATCCAAAGATTGAACCAAGACTGAAGAGCCAGTTCCAATTTCGTTTATAGTCGATCAGTTTCGTATTTCTTTCAAGAAAATGCTCTACAAGTGCCATAGGGAGGCTGAATGCTGTGCAAATTAAAAATATTGCTGGAAATCTTGAGTGTTTTGTCAATTGATTAAAATATACACAAGTTACCGGGAATAGCAGATAACTGAAAATGACGCTGATATCAAATGACTTAAAGAGAGTGACTGGATATTTAATATAGCCGTTTCGCACAACGATTGTATCAAGAAAAGTTGCAACATAGCTTTTCAGCAGGAAGACAATATTCCAGTCTTTCATAGGGGGCTTCCGAATCAATTGAAAGAAAGCCAAAAACCCAAATATCATCAAGCCGCGCAATACTTTGGTTTCTAATTTGCGTTTCATCTCTTCTTTCCTTTCTTGAAGTATTCTTATTAACTTTTCCTTATCGAGTGTATTTATTCAATCATGAACCTGTATCCAAGTAGTTCTTAAAGAGTAAACTTTCCCACTAATAAAGGTTTAACACTCAAGAGATAATAAGAGGGTAGCTGTCATTAAAAGGGGGATTTCAAATGAATAATTTTCAGTGGTTAACATCACTCATTAATACTAGGAATTTGATGCAGTTGACGGGATTCATGAGGAAAAGACGTAAAAACAGAGGGACATTACTATGGTCTCTAATTGGGGCAGCAGTGATGGGTGCTGTATTTGCCATTACAAGAGGAAGAATGTCTGCGAGCACGTTTGGACCGTTAAAAAGCTTTGCAAATAATATGCAACACAAGTTTCAACAGCCAAATCGGCCTTATGCTGCCGGAATGACAGAATTTGCAGATGAATTATTACCACAAGTTACTTCTAAGATGCATCCAACTAACGCAACAAGGGAACACGATCAAACGTCACCTCCCTTTAAAAGTGATCAGACGCTTGGTGAGTAATCACTTATACGTCCAAGAAGTGGCTGGGACAAATAAGTTTTAGCCTAAGTAATACCCGAACTTATTCGCCATCCAGCTGGCAAGTCAGTTCGGGTTTTTAGTTTACATGTTATTTTAGAAATTCAATAAAAAAGAGAGAGTCCTTTGAGCAATACGCTCATTCAAAGACTTCTCCCGTCATAACTGACATAAATCGGTTAAAAAACTTCCTGTAATCAAATCCGAATGCAATGCGGTGCTTTTTAGCATCTTCCTCAAACTTGATATACGGCCTGATATCTGTGATGCTTTGCCCTTGATTGATACGCCCTTCCGTTGTCTCAATATAAACGGGCAGTTCCCTGAAGGTGAACATATCTTCATAAAGAGGGGCCATAAGGGTAATCGCATCATGTACAGGGCTACCCTGAATATCTGGATTTCGTTCCTTATAGAAAGCATAATAGTAATCGAGCAGGGGTTTTAACAGCTCCGTACGTCCTTTGGAGTCTATATAGTCCACCATTTCAGGCGTTACGATTGCATAATCAGTGACATTCAGTGGAATGATTGTTAAGTTATCCGCATAGTTCATCACCAGTCTTGCCGCAACCGGATCTGAATAAAAGTTTGCTTCTGAGACCGCTGTTACATTTCCCGGAACCCAAAATGCGCCTCCCATCACATAAATTTCCTTCACTGTACCCATTAAGGCAGGGTACAGAATATACATGGTTGCGAGCGACGTTAACCTTCCTACACTCACTATGGTTAATTCTCCATCATATTGTTCAATGATTTTCACGATTTCGAAAAAGTTTTCAGTTGTGTTCCCTAATTTATCGGGAATGATTGGCCCCAAGCCGTACTCCCCATGGATTTCCGGGTAAAATATTGGTTCTTTGGCTGTCATGGGAATTTCTGCGCCCCCGATAATAGGAAACTTCTTTTCTTCCGGAACATATGTCATTAAGAAATTCGCTGTCTGGATTGCACGAACCCTTGGTACATTTCCATAATCCGCTACAACTCCGACAAGTTCTATCTCATCACTTAAGTATGCATAAATTAGCGCAATGGTGTCATCGATTCCGACATCAGCGAAAAGCAGAACCTTCTTTTTCACAAGGAAACACTCCTGCCCTGTTTTTTTCACATTATATGGGAACCGGATATTGTCCCGTGTCAAAATGGCCGGAATACTAGGATCATGCTCCATTCATAATAAATTTTATAAATTTCTACCCAAACTATTGAACTTAACGGTACCGTAAATGGTAAAATGAAAGTATCGGAATATTCTTAAAATAAAATGAGCAACGATATAGTTCAAGAGAAATTGAATCTATAGGTGAGAAATAAATGAATGTACCCGTTCAGGACTGCCGCCATGCTGCAGGAAAATAAGTAAAAGGAGAGAAGGTACATAATGAAGAAAATAGAAAACTTTTATCTTGAGGATCCTCACCTTCAGCAGCTTATGCGCCGCTATCTTAAAGGCGATTTTTATCAATGGGCGAATAAGGAACTGGCCGATTTCGGTGAAATGTGTGCTGTCAGTATCGATGAGCGGGCGGTTCACACCGACCGTGAAGGGCAGCCCCGGCTGATCAAATATAATCGCTTCGGTGAAGAAATTTCAGAGATCTGGGTGAATGAAGGTTATAAGAAAACAGTCGAGGAGACTTATGAAAAAGGAATTGTGGGTTATATACACAAAGAAATACCCGAACTGGGGTGCAAGGGAAATTATCTTTATTCCTATGCCCAAGGATATCTCTTGTCACAAACCGAGCCAGGGTTTTACTGTCCAGTCACATTAACAATGGCAACGGCACTGCTGCTGGAAAAATATGCACCATCGGAAGTGAAAGAAAAGTTCTTGAAGCATGTGTTGGCGACGGGAGAAGTCGAATTGTATGAAGGAGCTACTTTCCTGACCGAGAGACAGGGGGGCTCGGATGTAGGGGCGAATTCAGTGCGTGCGGTTGAGAAGGGCAATGGCTATGAACTCTTTGGAGAAAAGTATTTCGCCTCCAATTCCGGTATGTGCGGTGTCGCAATGGTCCTGGCACGGATCGACGGTGCTCGAGGAGGTACAAAAGGACTCAGTTTGTTCGCAGTGCCATGGAGAAAGGAGGACGGCAGATTGAATGGCATTCATATCCGCAGATTGAAGGATAAGCTTGGCGTTCGTGCTGTACCTTCTGCTGAAATCGAGTTTGATGGAGCGAAAGCATACCTTGTGGGTGAACCGAATAAAGGCATTTATTATATGATGGAAGCCTTGAACCTGTCGCGGATCTGCAATGCCGTTGCGTCGATCGGTATCATGCGCCGAGCCTATTTGGAAGCGAGAAATTATGCGTGTTTCCGTGAGGCGTTTGGTGAGAAGCTGACGCACTACCCCATGATCAGAGAAAGTCTCGTTCAGTTGGCTGCTAAACAAGAGGTCGAGACGAGTGCAGTCTTCAGTTTGGTGGAAAAGTTTGACCGCGCAGCAAATGATGATATCCCCACAACTGAAGATGAAGAGGCGCTCACCAGGCTGCTCATCGCCATTTTGAAGAAAGAGAGTGCAGAACAGGCCATTCATTTTTCACATGAAGCAATTGAAATTCATGGAGGCAACGGGTATATCGAGGACTTCGTTCTGCCCCGCCTGCTAAGGGATGCACAAGTACTTACCGTCTGGGAGGGGACCGCGAATATACTAGGTCTTGAAGTGCTCCGCTTGATGAAGAAACATGAGGTACATGAGTTGTTTATCAAGGAAATGAAGAAGGTGATTGCTGGACTTCCTGAGGATCTTAGTATGTTAACTACAACGGTTCGAGAAGGATTGACTATCCTGGAAACCGTATTGGATAAAGTAGCAAGTGCTCATGAAGACACCCAGACGTATCACAGTAAGCGTATAGCGGAGTTAATGGTAAGGGTTTATGAAAGTGTCGTCGCATTGAGTGATGCAGCATTATTTGGGGGCGAGCGCAAGCGAATGATCGCAGAAGTGTTCATTGAGAATGCTTGGAAAAAGAATGAGTGGCTGGATTCAGAAATGAAATCACTTAAATATTTTGATGAAATCGTAGCAGTGAACGTTAAAGTTTAGTAGTGGTGGATTCCCCAGGCATACAGGTGCCCGGGGATTTTTTATTTTTCACAGCAGCATGGACAATCACATTCTTTTTTTGTTTGGCATTTACATCGCTTACACGTGCAGTTTTTCTTGATCATGGGGTCACCTCCACCGCTGGGTTTATTAGTAACAAGGGTAACCAACTTTGATGTTTTCATACTACTTCAAAAATTTTCTTGTGTTCTAAGCAACACAGTATAGAAAAGAGCTTTATTAAAACAAATTATCACTAGTCATGGCATGTTTTCCTTCTCTACTGCACATATTATTCCCAACTCAAATGAAAGGAGATGCGTATATTGAAAGAAGAAAAACATAATAAAGATGTACCACTGAAGGAAAAGGGCGACATGCAAACCATAGAGAATATTTCAAACAGTGAGAACGTACAGTCCCAACCACAACCCCAGCCAAAAGATTATGATGAAATCGAATATTGAATCGGTTATCATTAACATAATGACAATGGCCCGTCCCTTATATGAAGCGTTAAGGGACGGGTCTTCACATAGGGGGATGCAGGATGGTTGAAGTGGTGGTCAGACAGGAAATAATGGATGATTTTGCATTAATAAAAGATGTAAACGATCTCGCTTTTAAGAAGGAAGATGAATCGATTCTTATTGAGAAAATCAGGGAGAGTGAGGCATATATTCCGGAGCTTTCTCTTGTCGCGGTGACAGATCGAAAATTCTTGGCTGGACATATTCTATTCAGTAAAATACATATAGAGAATCATACGGGAAAAATGATTCCCTCCGTCGCATTGGGCCCTATTGCGGTACACCCGGATTATCAAGGGACGGGTATCGGGACTTCCCTGATACAGGAAGGAATTGCACGTGCAAGGAAGCTGGGATATACTTCAATGATCGTGCTGGGTCATCCGGCATACTATCCCCGCTTTGGATTTAAACGGGCAAGTGAGTTTGAAATAAAAGCCCCAATTGACATAGGGGACGAATACTTTATGGCGATGGAATTAGAAAGAGGCGGACTTAAGGGAATCACCGGCACAGTTCGTTATTCTGATCCTTTTGGAATCTAATGAATATGATTGCTCTCTTGCAAGAAAAAAAAGATAAATTTAAAGATTGATTAATAAATATATGAAAAGATTTAAGAGGCTGGACAAAGTGTTGTGTCCCAGCCTTCTTCATTATCAATTTAATTCATTTCTGCAACAGTGGCAGCCTATGCTGATTGTCGAATTTCTGTCAGTTTTTTTGCCTAATGGGTTTTATAAACATGCTATGATAGTCTTATGCTTATTTTTATAAAATGGGGGAGAACGCATTGAGTACAAAGAAAGCATCACCAATGAAATACTTAGTTATCATTACTCTATTGGTTGCCGTACTATTAGCAGCGATAGTCATGCTGAATAATAAAGCGCAGCCTAAGGATGAAACTCTCGAGTCTCATCCATCGACGGATGGTCAGCCGATCCTCGGCGAAGAGGGTGCACCTGTCTCGATCGTTGAGTTCGGGGATTTCAAGTGTCCCGCATGCAAAGCATGGGGAGAACAGATTTATCCTAGAGTCAAGAGTGACTTTATTGATACGGGCAAAGCGAATTTAACGTATGTAAATGTTTTATTCCATGGAGAAGAATCGATCCTTGCAGCACAGGCTGCAGAATCAGTTTTTAAACATGATCCCGATTCTTATTGGGAGTTCCAGAAGGAATTATATAAAGAGCAGCCTCAAGGCGGAAATCATGATGCTGCCTGGGTGACAGTGGACAAGCTGGTTGAAGTGGCTGAAAAGACCACAGATATGGATGCTGAACAATTGAAAAAGGATATTGAAGGTGAAGCAGCCAAAGACCAGCTTAACATCGATACAAATCTGGTAGAAGAATTTAACATAGAGCAAACACCGACAATTATTATCAACGGAACAAAATTAGAAGATCCATATGATTATGAAAGAATTAAATCACTTATTGAAGAAGGTCAGGAGTAATGAACGGGGAAAAGATTGATAAAACCCAACTTTTCATGTATGGAGCCTGGCTGATTTCAATCACTGCCACTTTGGGAAGCTTATATTTCAGTGAAGTGAAAGGGTTTATTCCATGTGAACTATGCTGGTATCAGCGGATATTCATGTATCCGTTGACCCTGATACTCGGTGTAGCCACTTTCCAAAATGATTCAGGCTTAAAGAAAATCGTCCTTCCAATGTCCATATTTGGAGGCATCATTTCAGTTTTTCATTATCTGGAGCAGAAGGTGCCAGGATTTGGAGGCATCAAGCCATGTGCAAGCGGAGTTCCATGCAATGCAGAATATATCAATTGGTTAGGCTTCATCACGATTCCATTTTTGGCATTGACCGCATTTAGTCTGATCACTATCTTTACTTTCTTCTGGACGAAATCCAAATAATAAAGAAAAGCTGAAGTTGTCATGACTTCAGCTTTTCTCTATCTTGGTGCCCATAAAATAACGGACACACCAATCATACATATAGCAGCACCAATGAAATCATACATATCAGGTGTGTTTTTATCGACCCACCACCCCCACAGAATGGCAAGGATGATGAACACTCCACCGTAAGCAGCATACACCCTTCCGAAGGTCGGGAAGTTTTGCAGCGTTGGAATGATTCCGTACAACACCAGGATCAAGCTGCCGAATACCCCATACCATGGTGAAGCATTTTCTCTCAGCCAGAGCCAGATTAGGTAACCTCCGCCAATTTCCGCCAGCCCTGCAATGATAAATAAACCAATGGCTGTCAACATGTTAAACACTACCTTTCATAAAATAGAAGAGATTGGTACAAGTATATCAAAGGCGGCTGCCAGAACATATCCTCTACATATTATATTTGACAGCTCCACGAACTTTTTTTATCATAAAAATACAATACATGAACACATTGTCATATATTGAAGTAGAATAGGAGTGACACCATGGGAAAAAATAATAAAGAAGATAAATTAGTCGAGTTTAAAAATGCAGAGTCAGCCAGCAATCAGGAAAACTGTGTTGAAATCGATGAAGAAACACTTTTCATCGTTACGCAAACGTTCAAAGCATTATCTGAACCGACAAGGGTGAAAATATTGCATTTATTAGCTCAAAAGGAGCATTCAGTAAATGAAATTGCGGAAAGATTGTCACTCCTCCAAACGACAGTTTCACATCAATTACGGTTCTTGAAGAATCTTCGATTGGTCAAATACAGACGTGAAGGGACAACGCTTTATTATTCTGCTGATGATGATCATGTGATGAACATGCTTCAGCAGACGATGCATCATGCAAGACATCACTAACTATCACGGGGGAATATCCATGAATGAATATAAACTTCAGGGCCTTACATGCGGCAACTGTGCGAGGGAAATGGAGGAGAGAATTAATCAATTAGAAAACGGAGAGGGATCAAGAATCCTTTATAACAGCAGTAAGCTGGTGTTAAGTGATGGAGTCGACATGCATAAGGTTGAAAAAATTCTTTCATCGGACGGAGCGGCAATTATGAAAGAAAATCCTGATGCTCATTCTGACCAGGGTCACGCACATGACCATTCCCATACCAGCAGTGATAAAATGAAAATCCTGATCGGCTTGTCGGCGATCATTTTCTTTTCAGCTATATATGTAGACACTCAATTGAATAATATCGTGCCTGTAATCATGTACCTTACAGCCGCAGCCACAAGTGGTTATCCTACTTTTATCAAAGGTGCGAAAAATCTGCTCAATTTGAAATTCAATATAGATACATTGATGACTATTGCTTTAATAGGCGCTTTTTCCATTGGTGAATGGAAAGAAGGAACACTTGTTGCGATCCTATTTGGCATCAACGAACTGCTTGAAGGCTTAGGAATGGAAAAAGCAAGGAAGTCCATGGAAGAACTTCTCAAAGTGGCTCCGAAAGAAGCGATCCTGATTGAAAACGGACAAGAAAGCGTAGTACCGATCAGTTCCTTGAGTGTTGGGGATTTGGTGCTGGTGAAATCCGGTCAGAAGATTCCATCCGACGGGATTGTGGCTACCGGTAAAAGTTCTGTAAACGAAGCTGCCATTACAGGTGAGGCGATGCCTGTGGAAAAAGAAAAGGATGAAAAAGTATTCGGTGGAAGTATTACCAACGAAGGGGTCCTAAAAGTAACAATTACGAAAGAATATCAAGATTCATCTCTTGCAAAAATTCTTCATTTGGTAGAAGAAGCACAGGAAACCAAAACCCCGACCGAGCAATTTATTAATCGCTTTGCCAAATACTATACACCCATCATTATGGTGATATCTGCTCTTGTAATGATCATCCCTCCACTCCTATTAAGTGGAGAATGGGGATTCTGGTTTTACCAAGGACTGGCTGTTCTCATCGTGGGCTGTCCATGTGCACTGATCCTGTCCTCTCCGATTGCGATTGTTTCGGGGATTGCCCGGAATGCTAAAAATGGAATCCTTATCAAAGGCGGGGTATTCCTTGAACAGCTTGGAAAGATTGATACCGTAGCATTTGATAAAACTGGTACACTGACTAAGGGGCATCCTTATGTAGAGAAAATGGTTGTTTTTGATGAAGAAAACTTTCTCCATGTGGCGGGTTCAGTTGAAAAATCTTCATCACACCCAGTTGCAAAAGCAGTGATGGAAAAAGTGAACGGTCAAAAAATTTCTCTTGCAGAGCCTGAAGAAATCAGCACGATATCTGGTCAAGGAGTATCTGCAGTCATTGAAGGTAAATCATACAAGGTAGGAAATGAAAAAAGTATTGCCTTCACATTACCTTCTGATATTTCAGAACACATCAATGCTTTAAAAAGTGAAGGATATACACTGGTGATTGTTTCGAGTGAAGAAAAAGTGTTGGGCATCTTTGGCATCACTGATGAAATCAGGGATGAAAGTAAAGAAATTATAGATGAGCTTTATTCAGCCGGAATCAAACATACCGTGATGCTTACAGGTGATCACAATAAAACGGCTGAAAAAGTTGCAAAGCAAGTCGGGTTGACGAATTACTATGCAGGTCTGCTTCCAGATGAAAAGGTGGCAAAAGTGAAAGAACTGACTGCAAGCGGAAAGGTTGCCATGGTTGGTGACGGGATAAACGATGCACCAGCATTGGCAACTGCAGACCTGGGCATTGCCATGGGTAAAGGGACTGACAGTGCAATCGAAACGGCTGATATTGTCTTGATGCAGGATCATCTGGGAAAGCTGCCTTCAGCCATTAAAATATCAAAGAGAGTGAATAAAATCATCAAA encodes:
- a CDS encoding cation-translocating P-type ATPase, which produces MNEYKLQGLTCGNCAREMEERINQLENGEGSRILYNSSKLVLSDGVDMHKVEKILSSDGAAIMKENPDAHSDQGHAHDHSHTSSDKMKILIGLSAIIFFSAIYVDTQLNNIVPVIMYLTAAATSGYPTFIKGAKNLLNLKFNIDTLMTIALIGAFSIGEWKEGTLVAILFGINELLEGLGMEKARKSMEELLKVAPKEAILIENGQESVVPISSLSVGDLVLVKSGQKIPSDGIVATGKSSVNEAAITGEAMPVEKEKDEKVFGGSITNEGVLKVTITKEYQDSSLAKILHLVEEAQETKTPTEQFINRFAKYYTPIIMVISALVMIIPPLLLSGEWGFWFYQGLAVLIVGCPCALILSSPIAIVSGIARNAKNGILIKGGVFLEQLGKIDTVAFDKTGTLTKGHPYVEKMVVFDEENFLHVAGSVEKSSSHPVAKAVMEKVNGQKISLAEPEEISTISGQGVSAVIEGKSYKVGNEKSIAFTLPSDISEHINALKSEGYTLVIVSSEEKVLGIFGITDEIRDESKEIIDELYSAGIKHTVMLTGDHNKTAEKVAKQVGLTNYYAGLLPDEKVAKVKELTASGKVAMVGDGINDAPALATADLGIAMGKGTDSAIETADIVLMQDHLGKLPSAIKISKRVNKIIKLNISLALGLKLIALFLTIPGLLTLWIAILSDMGATILVTLISLTVMVGEKKESL